One region of Chitinophaga varians genomic DNA includes:
- a CDS encoding VOC family protein: MEGKKYELIPYLTFGGNCEEAMNFYAKALGATFKVWTRYDNPNMKAPEAYRDKVLHSRLHFNDLAIYASDTFPGKETKGNSGDVSLSLTFPDEQTAQKAFDALAAGGEVGVPFGKQFWGDWHGNLTDKYGIKWMVNC, translated from the coding sequence ATGGAAGGAAAAAAATATGAACTGATTCCCTACCTCACTTTCGGAGGCAATTGTGAAGAAGCAATGAACTTTTATGCCAAAGCACTGGGCGCCACTTTTAAAGTATGGACCCGCTACGACAACCCCAACATGAAGGCGCCGGAAGCCTATCGTGACAAGGTGCTTCACAGCAGGCTGCATTTTAATGACCTGGCTATTTATGCCAGCGATACTTTTCCCGGTAAAGAAACGAAAGGCAACAGCGGAGATGTGTCTTTGTCGCTCACTTTCCCCGATGAACAAACCGCACAAAAAGCTTTTGACGCACTGGCCGCAGGCGGCGAAGTGGGCGTGCCTTTCGGAAAACAGTTCTGGGGCGACTGGCATGGTAATCTTACGGACAAATACGGCATTAAATGGATGGTGAATTGCTGA
- a CDS encoding VOC family protein — protein sequence MKIAMAGVHVNDPLEAFRFYTEKLGFKEKVYMPEAFLAVVVSPEDPEGTTLLLEPSQHPVAKAYMEGLYAAGIPAIMLGTADIAAEYEQLTAKGVVFRKPPTKADWGIEAVFEDECGNLIALGQIF from the coding sequence ATGAAAATAGCCATGGCAGGGGTCCACGTCAACGACCCCCTGGAAGCATTTCGCTTTTACACAGAGAAACTGGGCTTTAAAGAGAAAGTTTATATGCCCGAAGCATTCCTGGCCGTAGTGGTCTCTCCTGAAGATCCCGAAGGCACCACCCTGCTGCTGGAACCGTCCCAGCATCCGGTGGCCAAAGCCTATATGGAAGGGCTATACGCAGCAGGAATACCTGCTATCATGCTGGGCACAGCTGATATTGCAGCCGAATACGAACAGCTGACAGCCAAAGGCGTGGTGTTCCGGAAACCACCTACCAAAGCCGACTGGGGCATAGAAGCCGTTTTCGAGGATGAATGCGGTAATCTGATTGCTTTAGGGCAGATTTTCTGA
- a CDS encoding DUF4199 domain-containing protein → MKKNVLVFGLISGAIVSLMMVFSVLMCYGDPNYKGNMVLGYAGMLVAFSFIFVGVKNYRDKYNNGAINFGKAFKVGLLIALIASTIYVVVWLFDYYLFVPDFMDKYNAHLLKEAREAGADAATLSKKTAEAENFKQLYKNPLFVILITYSEVLPVGIVIALISALILKRKHGKDTSTMITHH, encoded by the coding sequence ATGAAAAAAAATGTGCTCGTTTTCGGATTGATCTCCGGCGCCATCGTTAGCCTGATGATGGTGTTTTCCGTTTTAATGTGTTACGGCGACCCCAACTATAAGGGGAATATGGTGCTCGGCTACGCCGGGATGCTCGTCGCTTTCTCTTTCATTTTTGTGGGCGTCAAAAACTATCGCGACAAATACAACAACGGCGCCATCAACTTCGGCAAGGCATTTAAAGTAGGCCTGTTGATTGCCCTCATCGCCTCTACCATATATGTAGTGGTGTGGCTGTTTGACTATTACCTGTTTGTTCCGGATTTTATGGACAAATACAACGCCCACCTGCTGAAAGAAGCCAGAGAAGCAGGCGCCGACGCTGCAACACTGTCTAAAAAGACGGCCGAAGCGGAAAATTTTAAGCAGCTCTATAAAAACCCGCTGTTTGTTATACTGATCACCTATTCGGAAGTACTGCCTGTCGGCATCGTGATAGCGCTCATCAGCGCCTTGATATTAAAGCGTAAACACGGGAAAGACACCTCCACCATGATCACTCACCACTAA
- a CDS encoding response regulator transcription factor: protein MKWHAITRNKHNILYGLSLALLLFLLKWLELRFLIIHHAMEVYVGMVALIFTALGIWLALKLTRPKVETVIIEKPVPVTPAAAFSLNTPAPDHPGLSNRELEVLQLMADGLSNQEIAGRLFLSLNTVKTHASRLFEKLDVKRRTQAIDKAKRLNIIP, encoded by the coding sequence ATGAAGTGGCACGCCATCACCAGAAACAAACATAATATCCTTTACGGCCTTTCGCTGGCCCTGCTGCTCTTTCTCCTGAAATGGCTGGAGCTGCGTTTCCTGATCATTCATCATGCCATGGAGGTATATGTCGGCATGGTGGCCCTCATTTTTACAGCACTGGGGATATGGCTGGCCTTAAAACTCACCAGACCGAAAGTGGAGACTGTGATCATCGAAAAACCGGTGCCTGTTACTCCGGCAGCCGCCTTCTCTTTAAATACCCCTGCGCCGGACCACCCCGGCCTGAGCAACCGCGAACTGGAAGTACTACAGCTGATGGCCGATGGCCTCAGCAACCAGGAGATCGCCGGCCGCCTGTTCCTGTCACTGAACACGGTCAAAACCCATGCATCACGTTTATTCGAAAAACTGGACGTAAAAAGAAGAACACAAGCCATAGATAAAGCTAAGCGACTGAATATCATACCATAA